Below is a window of Candidatus Kinetoplastibacterium oncopeltii TCC290E DNA.
CTATGGAGGCTGGTAAAATTGTTTCAAATGATAAGATTTTTAAAATCGATCTAGTTGATGCAATGATTGTTGCCGGTGATCCTAACGTTAGTGATGCTCAGGTAGATATAACAGAACATAGTGCTTGTCAGACTTGTGGTTCTTGTTCTGGAATGTTTACAGCAAATTCGATGAATTGTTTAACTGAGGCTATAGGATTGGCATTGCCAGGAAATGGTACTTTGTTGGCAACACACGCAAATAGGCGTTCTTTATTTGAGCAAGCTGGTAGACTAATAGTAAATCTATGTCATCGTTATTATGATGAAGAGGATTCATCTATATTGCCAAGAAATATAGCTACTAAGGCTGCATTTAATAATGCAATGATTCTTGATGTGGCTATGGGAGGATCTACAAATACAGTACTACATTTGTTAGCTGCAGCACAAGAGGCAAAAGTCGATTTCACAATGCAAGATATAGACAAAATTTCAAGAGGAGTCCCTTGTTTATGTAAAGCAGCACCTGCTACTGATAAATATCATATAGAAGATGTTCACAGAGCTGGAGGTGTAATGGGTATTCTAGGAGAACTTGGCAGGGCAAATTTATTAGATATGTCTGCCGGTAATGTATATGGAGGGACTCTTGGAAAGACGATTGAACAATGGGACATATTTGAGAATAATTCTGAACAAATAACAAGTTTTTACAAATCAGCACCTGGTGGAGTTAGCACAACTGAAGCTTTTAGTCAGAATTCATTTTTTGATTCGCTTGATTTAGATAGATCTTCTGGTTGCATACGAAATTTTGAGAATGCTTATTCTAAGGATGGAGGGCTCGCTGTTTTATATGGGAATATAGCTATTAAAGGGTGTATAGTTAAAACCGCAGGTGTGGACGAATCTCAGTTAATTTTCGATGGGAAAGCACGTGTCTTTGAAAGTCAAGATTCTGCAGTTAAAGCTATTTTAGATGATGAAATATTTCCTGGTGATATAGTAATTATCAGATACGAAGGACCTAAAGGTGGTCCAGGCATGCAAGAGATGTTATATCCAACATCTTATTTAAAATCTAAAGGTCTTGGTAAAACTTGTGCCTTATTTACAGACGGAAGATTCTCAGGTGGTTCTTCAGGTTTAGTTATTGGACATGCTTCTCCAGAAGCAGCTGAAGGTGGAGCTATAGGTCTTATAAAAGATGGAGATAATATATTTATAGATATTCCAAATAGAATAATAAGTCTTGTGATATCTGATATTGAGCTGGATGATAGACGTAAATTAATGAATCAGAAAGGAGAGAAAGCCTGGAAACCTCTTAATAGAGATAGACAGATTTCTACTGCATTAAAAGCTTATGCATTATTAGCTACTTCAGCTGATCGTGGTGCTGTGCGTGATGTATCAAAATTTATCAAGTAATTGTTTGCAATGTATCCGGCATTATTTTGTGCTGGATACATTTAGATATTTTGATCATTTTGTCTTTTGTAAATAACTTAAGAATAATGATTCTTACTTTTTGTAGAGTTCTATTATGAGGCCAGTATTGCCACTTTTTTTAATAGCTCGTTGGTTATTATTGATTGTTATAGTAATAGGTATTTATTTCATTAAAGGTTTTTTAGTCCCTTCACTAACCGCCTTAGTTATAGGAATATCTAGTTGGCCAATTTTTAATCGTATAAGAATATTGTGTTGCGGCCATACTATATTGTCAGCCTATGTTTTATTGATTCTGGTGCTTTTATTGCTAGTAATTCCTATTACTATAGTATTTTCTTATGCAATACAAGAAGCAGGTAATTTTATTGTATGGGCTATAGCTGTTAACAAAAATGGTATAGAAGTTCCAGATTGGATATTGTCTATGCCGTTATTTGGTGATCGTTTTTCAGAATTTTGGCGTCTATATTTGGGTGAACCACATGCATTAGGAAAATTGGTTCAATTAGTAAGTGGAGAGCACCTAGGAAACATATATAGAATGATTTTATCTGCAACTGGAAATGCTTTTCATTTGCTTTTGGCATTATTATTTATGTTGATTACTTTATTCTTTGTGTATAAAGATGGAGAAAATATGCTAAAACAATTAGATATATTAGGGGAAAGTGTTATACCAACTAAATGGATGCGTTTATCTAGAGTAGTTCCTGCTATGATTAGCGCTACCGTAACAGGCATGGCTCTTATTGCGATGGGAGAGGGAGTTATTCTAGGTTTTGCTTATTGGATAGCTGATGTTCCATCTCCTGTTTTGCTTGGGGTATTGACTTGCTTTATGGCATTGGTCCCTGGTGGAGCTCCAATAGTATTTACATTAATATCTTTATATCTCATTGGTTCTGACAAGGCTATGTCAGGAGTTTGTCTATTTTTGTGGGGAACAATAGAGTTGTTTATTGTAGACAAAACCATTAGGCCAAAACTTATTGGTGGACCAGTTAAGCTACCATTTTTACCAACTTTTTTTGGTTTAATAGGTGGTATACAGACTATGGGGATAATAGGATTATTTATTGGCCCTGTTTTTATGGCTCTTATAGTTGCTATATGGAGGGAGTGGGTTCACAGCACTAGTATACATATGCATGAGTGAACACTTTATAATTAGAAAAGTTTGGTGCCCAGGGCCGGAATCGAACCGGCACGCCTCTCGGCGGGAGATTTTGAGTCTCCTGCGTCTACCTATTTCACCACCCGGGCTTATAGCAGGTGATTATATATGTTTTAGGCAAAATTGTATACTATCTTGAAAAATAACATAAAGACTCCATGCTAATATTACTTACAATTTTTTATCTTCTTTGTATATCCGTAAAATTTTTATAAATTAATTTGTGTATCCTATTATGAATAAAGTTAAAAATCAAGAACCTGAAACAATGAATTTTCAGGCAGAAGTAAAGCAGTTGTTACATTTGATGATACATTCTCTTTATAGTAATAAAGAGATTTTTCTTCGTGAATTAATATCCAATGCTTCCGATGCTTGTGATAAATTAAGATTTGAAGCAATAGACAAGCCAGAACTACTAGAAGATGATCATAATTTATCTATAAAGATATTTTATGATAGCAATTTACGCACTATATCGATAGTAGATAACGGCATAGGCATGTCAGCTAAAGAGATTGTAGATAACTTAGGTACTATAGCTAAATCCGGTACTAAAGATTTCATTAAGAATTTGAGTGGAGACAAGCAAAAAGACTCACATCTTATAGGTCAATTCGGAGTTGGATTTTATTCAGCTTTTATCGTTTCAGATAATGTTAAAGTCATTAGTAGGCACGCTGGTGTTCCTATTGATCAGGCTGTTTGTTGGAGTTCAGATGGCTTAGGCGAATTTACTGTAGTCAATACGGAAAAAGCAGACAGAGGAACTGAAATTGTATTACATATAAGAGAAGATTTTAATGAACTTTTAAGTGGTTGGAAATTAAGAGAGATAATAAGAAAATATTCAGATCATATTTCTTTACCAATACTTATGTTTAAAGAAGAATGGGATGATAAAACTGGAAATCATATTAAAACAAGCGATTTTGAAGTTATCAATCAATCTAATGCATTATGGACTCGTAAAAAAACAGAAATTACTGAAGATCAATATAAAGAATTTTACAAGACAGTTTTTCATGATTTTGAGGATCCTTTAATATGGACACACAACAAGATAGAAGGTTCTAACGAATATACTCAACTACTTTATATACCAAAACATGCTCAGTTTGATATTTGGGATCGAGAAAAATCTAATAGCATAAAGTTATATGTTCGTAGAGTTTTCATAATGGATGATTCGGATCAGCTTCTACCAAGATATTTAAGATTTGTTCGAGGAATTATAGATTCTTCTGATATTGATTTAAACGTTTCTCGTGAGATTTTACAAGAAAGTCGTGAAGTTAGGAGTATTCGTGATTCCTCTGTAAAACGTATACTAAATCTTGTAGAGGATATGGCAAGCAAAGAGACTGATAAATACTCAATATTCTGGAATCAATTTGGTCAGATTTTAAAAGAAGGAATTGGTGAAGATTTTTCAAATCAAGAACGTATAGCTAAATTATTGAGATTTTCATCCACACATAATAATGATAAGAGTCAGACAATTTCTCTTAATGATTATATTTCAAGAATAAAACCTAATCAAAATAGTATTTATTATTTAACATCTGATTCTTTTGAAAATGCCATAAGTAGTCCTCATTTAGAGATTTTTAGAAAAAAAGGAATAGAAGTCCTATTGTTGTCGGATAGGATAGATGAATGGATGTTATCCAATCTAAGGTCTTTTGAAAATAAGTCTTTGGTATCTATAGCAAAAGATAGTTTGAATTCAGAAGATATAACTGATACTGAAGAAAGAGCAAGTTTGGATAATTCTTCAGAGTCATTGAAGCCTATTATTGATAAACTTTATAATAGTCTTTCTAAAAGAGTTAAGGAGGTTAGAATTTCTTCAAGGCTAGTTGACTCTCCAGCTTGTATAGTAGTAAATCAGAATGATCTAAGTCCCCACTTAGTACGTATGTTGAGAGCAGCCGGACAAAACTCACCAGACTCAAAACCAATTCTTGAGATTAATGCTAATCATAAATTTTTAAAAAAATTGGAAGATATTAATGATAATAATTTTGACAGCTGGGCTAACTTATTGTTAGATCAAGCGATTCTAACAAGTGGTGGTCAGTTATCAGAACCTAATATTTTTGTTAAAAGATTAAATGATATTTTATTAAATAGTCAATAATATATTTATAGAGTAGCTATAATGTTTAGCTACTCTATAATTGTCTGCCATTACGTTTAAATTCATAGGAGTAATATGCTCGATAGCCTAACAAGTAAAATGTCTCGTGTGTTAAAAAAAATACGTGGTGAGGCTCGTTTAACTGAATCAAACACAAAAGAAATGTTTAGAGAGATTAGGATAGCTCTTCTAGAAGCTGATGTTTCTTTTCAATTAGTAAAAAATTTTATAGATGCACTTAAAAATAAATCTTTAGGTAGCGATGTACTGGATAGTTTGAATCCAGGACAAGCTCTAGTAGGCATCGTGCATAAAGAGCTAACTGCTCTAATGGGGGGAGATCTTGGTGAATATTCTAATGAAATATCATTATCAGTATCACCACCAGCTACTATTATGTTTGTAGGTTTGCAAGGTGTGGGTAAAACTACAACCGTTGGAAAAATAGCATACTGGTTATCTAATGATAACCATACTAAATATGGAAAAAAGACTGGGAAAAAAAAGATTTTAATTACTAGTGTAGATACATATCGTCCTTCTGCTATTGATCAGTTAAGAATAATATCTCAGCAAATAGGAATTGATTTTTTCAATAATAATAGTGATGACCCTATGATTATTGCTAGTGACGCATTATCTTACGCAAAAAAGCATTACTACAATATATTACTGATAGATACTGCTGGTCGCTTAGGTATCGATGAATCAATGATGGATGAAGTGAAATCATTGAGTAAGATTACTAAACCTGTAGAGACCTTACTTGTAGTCGATGCTATGCAAGGCCAGGACTCAATAAATACAGCTAAATCTTTTTCGGAAATATTACCTTTGACTGGTATTATTTTAACAAAATTAGATGGTGATGTCCGCGGAGGTGCGGCTTTATCAGCAAGACAAATAACAGGTGTGCCATTAAAATTTATAGGAACATCTGAAAAAATAGATGGTTTAGAGATTTTTTCTCCTGATAGAATGGCTAGACGAATACTTGGCATGGGCGACATATTGTCTTTGGTTGAGAAAGCACAAAACAATGTCAATCTAGCAGATGTTGGTAGCATAGTAAGTAAAATTAGGTCTAGTGATAAATTTGATTTAAATGATTTTCGTTTGCAATTAACACAAATGAAGAAACTAGGAGGGATAGAGGGGATAATTGATAGTATACCTAGTCACTTTCGTTCCAGCAAAATGTTTAATCTAGGTCAATCTGAGAATTTCATTAAAAAAGCAGAAGCCATAATAAACTCTATGACTAAAGAAGAAAGAGCTAAATCAGATATTATAAAGTCGTCTAGAAAAAAGAGAATTGCTACTGGATCTGGTGTATCTATTCAAGATATCAATCAACTGCTAAGTCAATTCGATAAAGCTAAACTTATGATGAAGAAGATACAGAAGGGTGGTATATCTAAGATGCTTAGATCTATTAAAAGCATAGGTAATTTGTTCTAATTTTTTAGAATATATCGATCTATATAGTTGTATTATAGTCATTTGTTAGACTATAGAAATTTTTCATGTCTATATTGCTTCCAGTTAATACTATTCCGATATTTTTATTATTTAGTGTTTTAAGATTATTTATAGCAGCAGCAAATCCTAAACATCCAGTTGGCTCAACTATCAATTTTAAATAATTAGAAGCTATTTTCATGCTATATATTATTTGTTCATCTGTAACAGTTACTATATCGTCAACATATTTTCTTATTATGTTGAAGGTTTTTTCACCTAAACATTGTGTTTGAGCTCCATCAGCAATTGTTTTTGGTGTTTCTATTCTTACCAGGCTACCTAATTTAAATGACTGTTGACCATCATTAGCAAGTATGGGCTCTACTCCATAAATCTTGCAATTCTTAGCTAATGCTCTTTTGCTTAAAGATGATCCTGCTAATAACCCACCACCTCCTAAACCTACAAATATAGCATCTAGATTTTTTATTTCTTCAAGAAATTCTTTGCAGACTGTTCCTGCGCCTGATATGACGTTATAATTATCATAGGATGAAATAGGAGTTACTCCATATTTGCTTACAAGATTTTTAAGCAAATCCTCTCTTTTATCAATATATCTATCATAGAGAATTACTTCATTAGCATATTTACGCGTATATTCTAATTTTGCAAGCGGCGCATCAATTGGCATTAATATTATAGATTTTATATTTAGAATTTTTGATGATAGGGCTATAGCTTTAGCATGATTTCCTGAAGAGAATGTAGCGACTCCATTGTTGCGTTGTGTATCATTTAGCTGCTCTAATGCATTAATTGCTCCCCTAAATTTAAATGATCCTGTTTTTTGCATATTTTCGCATTTAAAGAAAAAATTTGCTCCAAATTTTTCATTAATCTCATGTGATACTAAAATCGGGGTTTTGTATATATAGCCAAATATACGTTCTGATGATTTTGCAATATCTTTAAAATTGATGGATAGATCATTCATTTTTTATTTTAATGATAATAATTGTTGCTATTTATCGAATATTATATTTTAGGTTATTCTCATTCCTGGTTTAGTATATGCTGAAGGCTCTATCAAGTAAATTTCCTTTGATTTATCATCTTTATTGCTAGCTGCTAAAACCATTCCTTCTGATATCCCAAATTTCATCTTACGTGGTTTTAAGTTCGAAACTAAAATTACTAGTTTCCCGATAAGATCTTCTGGTTTGTAATAACTCTTTATACCAGAAAAAACATTTTTATAATTCTCTTCTCCGTAATCCAAAGTTAATTTGAGCAACTTATTAGACTCTTCTAAGTTTTCACAATTTACAATTTTAGCTACAACAAGATCTAGCTTTGCAAAGTCCTCTATGTTTATGAGATCTTTATCATTTAACATTTTTATGCTTTCCTTTTCTTTGGTCTTTTGTTCTTCAAACAATTTAGAAAAAATTTTTTCATCAATTCTGCTCATCATATGTTTAAATGGTTCTATTTTTTCTGGCAATATTAAAGCATCATCCCATTTGAATGGGTATTTGATTTTAAAAAAATCTAAACAGATAGACATTGCTGTTTCTGGCAAGATAGGAGATAACATTACAGATATTGCCTTAAATCTGGCTATCGCAAAAGAGCAAACCTCATGAAGATTTTTTATAGAAGAGGCATCACCATTTCTTGCTTTTTTGGCAATTTCCCAAGGTTTTGATATATCAAATGTTTGATTTGTATAATCAGCGTAGCTCATTATCTCTCTTGTTGCTTTATTATATTCACGATCCTCGAATAACTGAATTATTAAATTCAACTTGAGTTTTATTTCCCTTATCATTAATTCTTCAGTATTTTTATCAAATGTTAGCTTTCCAGAAAAAAAATTAGTAATAAATGGAGCAGATCGGCTTGCAATATTTATATATTTTCCAATAAGATCGCTATTTACTTTATTGATAAAATCATCTTTATTTATATCTATATCTTCTACTTTAGAATTAAGTTTTGAAGCGAAATAATACCTTAGCCACTCAGGATTTAATCCAAGATCTAAATAGTGCAATGGAGAGATTCCTGTTCCTCGGCTTTTGGACATTTTTTTCCCGTCTATGGTTACGAAACCATGAACATGTACAGAGTCTGGTGTTTTTCTGTTTGAGAAATTAAGCATAACAGGCCAGAATAATGTATGAAAGTAAATTATGTCCTTACCTATAAAATGTATTTGTTCTACGGAATTATTTTTATCAAGCAATTCTTCAAAGTTTATACCTTCTGATGTACAGTAAGATTTTAAAGATGATAAATAACCTATAGGAGCATCTAGCCAAACATAAAAATATTTTCCTTTAAAGTCTGGAATCTCTATACCAAAATATGGAGCATCTCTGGATATATCCCAATCCTCTAATTTAGAATTTTCATCATCTTTGCCTAGCCATTCACTTATTTTTGCTACAACTTCATCCTGCAGCTTATTCTTATTGTTAATATTTTTAGTATTTATCCATCTTCTTAAGAAGCTTGTGCATCTAGGATCAGATAATTTAAAAAATAAATGTTCAGAAGATCTTAATAATGGTTTTGCTCCAGTTAAGGTAGAATGCGGATTTATTAATTCAGTAGGATTATATGTGCTGCCACATTCTTCGCAAGAATCACCATATTGGTTATCAGATTTACATTTTGGGCATGTTCCTTTTATATAACGATCAGCTAGGAACATATGTTTTACTGGATCATATAATTGTTTAATGATTTTTTTTTCTATAAGATTATGATCTTGAAGTTTTTTATATATCTCATGAGAGAGTAAAGTGTTTTCTTTTGAATCAGTTGAATGCCAGTGATCAAATTTTATATGAAAGCCGTTTAAATATTTTGGTCTTTCTTTGCTATATAGGTCCGTTAGTTCTTTAGGAGTTATTCCCATCGATTCAGCTTTAAGCATTATAGGGGCTCCATGAGCATCATCAGCACTAACAAAATAAATTTTGTGTTCAGACATTCTCATTGATCTAACCCAAATATCAGCTTGTATGTACTCCATAATATGTCCAATGTGAAATGATCCATTAGAATAAGGGAGTGCGGTTGTAACAAATATAGTTCGATGCATAGTAGAAATTTAAATCCTGGTAAACGTTTATGGTTTATTTTATATCTATTTGAAGGTTTATTGGAATATATAACTTATTATGTATATATGTATTAAGTAAAATTATTTAAATAGATGAAACATATATTACATTTTATATAAATTCTTTTGTAACAAGTAGAATTTTATGTTTTTGTGTATCATGCTTAGTAATTACAGGTTTAGATAAATATGAATAAAATTTCAGAAAAGATTAAATTTTTATTAGATAATATAAAAAAAGAAAAAACTAGCAACAGCATCAGCTACGAAAATTATAATATAAGGATGGATAGTTCTAAAATTATTATAGAATTAGAGCTAGGTTATTATGCCAGTAAAGAGTTCATTGATAATATTAAATCTAGATTAAAAGCGAAGGTTTTATTTTGCGTTCAAGAATATCATTTTGATATAGTTATTAACGTTAAATCCAATATTACAGCACATGTTACTTGTGGCAATATTAGATCTTTGCCTTCTGTTAAAAATATCATTACTGTTTCTTCTGGCAAGGGCGGTGTTGGTAAAAGTACTTTAGCTGTTAATTTAGCTCTATCTTTGAGTGTATTAGGTGCAAATGTAGGCATTTTAGATGCAGATATATATGGGCCAAGTATTCCTATTATGTTAGGAATATTTGATAAGCCAAACATATTAGATAATGGTAATATTGCTCCTTTAGTTGGACATGGTTTGCAAGCTAATTCTATAGGATTCATGTTTGATCATAATTCCCCCGCAATTTGGCGAGGACCTATTATGTCAAAATTTATCGAACAATTAGTGAATCAAACAGAATGGTATAATTTAGATTATCTTATTATAGATATGCCTCCAGGTACCGGTGATGTTGCTATTACCTTGGCAAGTAAGGTGCCTGTTATTGGTTCTGTAGTTGTTACGACACCCCAAGATGTCTCATTGATTGATGTAAGAAGATGTTTAAGCATGTTTAAAAAACTTAATATTAATGTATTAGGTATTGTAGAAAATATGTCATTTAATATATGTACAAAATGTAATCATAAAGAATATATATTTGGAACAGGTGGTGGTCAACGCTTAGCCAAACAAAATAATATACCGTTGCTTGGAATGATTCCTTTAGATAACAGAATTAGTAAGCAATCAGATTCTGGATTTCCTATAGTCATAGAGGATCCTTTAAGTGATATTGCTAAATCATATTTAGATATAGCATTAAAAATATCTATTTCAGTAGCATCATTACCAAGAGAGAATATAATAAAATTCCCTAAAATAATGTTTAAAAAAGTTTAATATCTACAATGAATCGTTTTAATGCTTTTTTAATGATTTTGATCCTTAATATATTTTTTGCTACATCTTTGGCAATAGCATCTTCTCAAAAAATTTTAGTTAAGAGTGATGATATACAATCAGAATTGATAGTTTCTATAACAAAATCGATTGAATCATTGCTTAAAAATATAAATGAAAATGATTCTGAAGAAATTGATAGATATCATAGAAGAGTTATTGATTCTGTATTATCTTTGTTAGCAGCAGATGGATATTTTTCTCCAAATGTGAATTTAAGTATTGAATACGGTTTACATGATCAAAAAATATGGAATATCTTTATAATCGCTGGTACAAGGACAACTATTGCGAAATTGGATATATTATTTACAGGTAGTATTTTAGATAAAAATTTCGAAGAGAGAGTTCAATTTCTTATAAATAATTGCTCATTACA
It encodes the following:
- the ilvD gene encoding dihydroxy-acid dehydratase, with translation MPHYRSRTSTYGRNMAGARALWRATGMKDGDFGKPIIAVVNSFSQFVPGHVHLRNLGALVAKEIASSGGVAKEFNTIAIDDGIAMGHDGMLYSLPSRELIADSVEYVVNAHCADAMVCISNCDKITPGMLMAAMRLNIPVVFVSGGPMEAGKIVSNDKIFKIDLVDAMIVAGDPNVSDAQVDITEHSACQTCGSCSGMFTANSMNCLTEAIGLALPGNGTLLATHANRRSLFEQAGRLIVNLCHRYYDEEDSSILPRNIATKAAFNNAMILDVAMGGSTNTVLHLLAAAQEAKVDFTMQDIDKISRGVPCLCKAAPATDKYHIEDVHRAGGVMGILGELGRANLLDMSAGNVYGGTLGKTIEQWDIFENNSEQITSFYKSAPGGVSTTEAFSQNSFFDSLDLDRSSGCIRNFENAYSKDGGLAVLYGNIAIKGCIVKTAGVDESQLIFDGKARVFESQDSAVKAILDDEIFPGDIVIIRYEGPKGGPGMQEMLYPTSYLKSKGLGKTCALFTDGRFSGGSSGLVIGHASPEAAEGGAIGLIKDGDNIFIDIPNRIISLVISDIELDDRRKLMNQKGEKAWKPLNRDRQISTALKAYALLATSADRGAVRDVSKFIK
- a CDS encoding AI-2E family transporter, which produces MRPVLPLFLIARWLLLIVIVIGIYFIKGFLVPSLTALVIGISSWPIFNRIRILCCGHTILSAYVLLILVLLLLVIPITIVFSYAIQEAGNFIVWAIAVNKNGIEVPDWILSMPLFGDRFSEFWRLYLGEPHALGKLVQLVSGEHLGNIYRMILSATGNAFHLLLALLFMLITLFFVYKDGENMLKQLDILGESVIPTKWMRLSRVVPAMISATVTGMALIAMGEGVILGFAYWIADVPSPVLLGVLTCFMALVPGGAPIVFTLISLYLIGSDKAMSGVCLFLWGTIELFIVDKTIRPKLIGGPVKLPFLPTFFGLIGGIQTMGIIGLFIGPVFMALIVAIWREWVHSTSIHMHE
- the htpG gene encoding molecular chaperone HtpG, translated to MNKVKNQEPETMNFQAEVKQLLHLMIHSLYSNKEIFLRELISNASDACDKLRFEAIDKPELLEDDHNLSIKIFYDSNLRTISIVDNGIGMSAKEIVDNLGTIAKSGTKDFIKNLSGDKQKDSHLIGQFGVGFYSAFIVSDNVKVISRHAGVPIDQAVCWSSDGLGEFTVVNTEKADRGTEIVLHIREDFNELLSGWKLREIIRKYSDHISLPILMFKEEWDDKTGNHIKTSDFEVINQSNALWTRKKTEITEDQYKEFYKTVFHDFEDPLIWTHNKIEGSNEYTQLLYIPKHAQFDIWDREKSNSIKLYVRRVFIMDDSDQLLPRYLRFVRGIIDSSDIDLNVSREILQESREVRSIRDSSVKRILNLVEDMASKETDKYSIFWNQFGQILKEGIGEDFSNQERIAKLLRFSSTHNNDKSQTISLNDYISRIKPNQNSIYYLTSDSFENAISSPHLEIFRKKGIEVLLLSDRIDEWMLSNLRSFENKSLVSIAKDSLNSEDITDTEERASLDNSSESLKPIIDKLYNSLSKRVKEVRISSRLVDSPACIVVNQNDLSPHLVRMLRAAGQNSPDSKPILEINANHKFLKKLEDINDNNFDSWANLLLDQAILTSGGQLSEPNIFVKRLNDILLNSQ
- the ffh gene encoding signal recognition particle protein — translated: MLDSLTSKMSRVLKKIRGEARLTESNTKEMFREIRIALLEADVSFQLVKNFIDALKNKSLGSDVLDSLNPGQALVGIVHKELTALMGGDLGEYSNEISLSVSPPATIMFVGLQGVGKTTTVGKIAYWLSNDNHTKYGKKTGKKKILITSVDTYRPSAIDQLRIISQQIGIDFFNNNSDDPMIIASDALSYAKKHYYNILLIDTAGRLGIDESMMDEVKSLSKITKPVETLLVVDAMQGQDSINTAKSFSEILPLTGIILTKLDGDVRGGAALSARQITGVPLKFIGTSEKIDGLEIFSPDRMARRILGMGDILSLVEKAQNNVNLADVGSIVSKIRSSDKFDLNDFRLQLTQMKKLGGIEGIIDSIPSHFRSSKMFNLGQSENFIKKAEAIINSMTKEERAKSDIIKSSRKKRIATGSGVSIQDINQLLSQFDKAKLMMKKIQKGGISKMLRSIKSIGNLF
- a CDS encoding pyridoxal-phosphate dependent enzyme, which codes for MNDLSINFKDIAKSSERIFGYIYKTPILVSHEINEKFGANFFFKCENMQKTGSFKFRGAINALEQLNDTQRNNGVATFSSGNHAKAIALSSKILNIKSIILMPIDAPLAKLEYTRKYANEVILYDRYIDKREDLLKNLVSKYGVTPISSYDNYNVISGAGTVCKEFLEEIKNLDAIFVGLGGGGLLAGSSLSKRALAKNCKIYGVEPILANDGQQSFKLGSLVRIETPKTIADGAQTQCLGEKTFNIIRKYVDDIVTVTDEQIIYSMKIASNYLKLIVEPTGCLGFAAAINNLKTLNNKNIGIVLTGSNIDMKNFYSLTNDYNTTI
- the metG gene encoding methionine--tRNA ligase → MHRTIFVTTALPYSNGSFHIGHIMEYIQADIWVRSMRMSEHKIYFVSADDAHGAPIMLKAESMGITPKELTDLYSKERPKYLNGFHIKFDHWHSTDSKENTLLSHEIYKKLQDHNLIEKKIIKQLYDPVKHMFLADRYIKGTCPKCKSDNQYGDSCEECGSTYNPTELINPHSTLTGAKPLLRSSEHLFFKLSDPRCTSFLRRWINTKNINNKNKLQDEVVAKISEWLGKDDENSKLEDWDISRDAPYFGIEIPDFKGKYFYVWLDAPIGYLSSLKSYCTSEGINFEELLDKNNSVEQIHFIGKDIIYFHTLFWPVMLNFSNRKTPDSVHVHGFVTIDGKKMSKSRGTGISPLHYLDLGLNPEWLRYYFASKLNSKVEDIDINKDDFINKVNSDLIGKYINIASRSAPFITNFFSGKLTFDKNTEELMIREIKLKLNLIIQLFEDREYNKATREIMSYADYTNQTFDISKPWEIAKKARNGDASSIKNLHEVCSFAIARFKAISVMLSPILPETAMSICLDFFKIKYPFKWDDALILPEKIEPFKHMMSRIDEKIFSKLFEEQKTKEKESIKMLNDKDLINIEDFAKLDLVVAKIVNCENLEESNKLLKLTLDYGEENYKNVFSGIKSYYKPEDLIGKLVILVSNLKPRKMKFGISEGMVLAASNKDDKSKEIYLIEPSAYTKPGMRIT
- the apbC gene encoding iron-sulfur cluster carrier protein ApbC, which gives rise to MNKISEKIKFLLDNIKKEKTSNSISYENYNIRMDSSKIIIELELGYYASKEFIDNIKSRLKAKVLFCVQEYHFDIVINVKSNITAHVTCGNIRSLPSVKNIITVSSGKGGVGKSTLAVNLALSLSVLGANVGILDADIYGPSIPIMLGIFDKPNILDNGNIAPLVGHGLQANSIGFMFDHNSPAIWRGPIMSKFIEQLVNQTEWYNLDYLIIDMPPGTGDVAITLASKVPVIGSVVVTTPQDVSLIDVRRCLSMFKKLNINVLGIVENMSFNICTKCNHKEYIFGTGGGQRLAKQNNIPLLGMIPLDNRISKQSDSGFPIVIEDPLSDIAKSYLDIALKISISVASLPRENIIKFPKIMFKKV